CTTGAACGCAAAGGCGGCGCCGTTGTTCGCCGCCCCCGAGTCATAGCCAGGTGCCGAAACGAGCACGACGCTCTCTCCGAGCGGCTCAAGTGGTCGCTGCACGGCCACCGAGTAGCCGAAAGCATCGTTCTGGAAGGGATCGCGCTGCTGGACCGGCGTCGCGTTCCAGACGGCGCCGGCGCCTTCGTAGATGTACGCGCGGCCAACGCCGACCACCTGACCCGAGCGCTTGCCCGGAGCGCCGACCACCAGCACGCCATCGCCCAGCGCGACCGACGCGCCGAAGGCGTCCCCGGGTTGAATGTCCCCGGGCACGAGCTTGGTGGCTTGGCTCCAAGTGGTGCCAGCCCGCGTGAAGACATATGCGGCGCCAGCATTCGGTCCACCGCCGTTGGTCTGACGCTGCGTGCTCGACACGAGCGTGTCACCTCGGATCGATACGGCGTAGCCGAAGTTGTTGTTGTCGCCGAGATCGGCGGGAGCCAGCTTGGCCTGCTGCGTCCACGACCCCTCGGAGCCGGTGAAGACATAGGCGGCTCCCTTGTTGGTCGCGCCGTCGAGCACCTTGCCGACGGCAATGACTCCGGGACCAGCCTCGGGCATGTCGACGCTCACCGACCAGCCGAACTGACCAATCGCCGTGGGATCATTGGGGCGAATGGTCGCCCGCAGTGACCACGCGTCGGTCTCCGTGTTGCGCGTATAGACGAACGCGGCGCCGACGAACGCCTGCCCCGTCGCGCCGGTGTACCCCCAGGCGCCGACGACCAGCGTGTCGCGGCTCATCGCCACCGAGCAACCGAACTGCGCGAGCGTGGCACCGAAGTCCTCACTCACCGGAGGCGCGATGACGGCGTGGGGTGTCCATGCATCACCAACACGCTTGAAGAGGTAGACGAGTCCAGCGCCGATCTCACTCTCGACCGTGGCGTCGGGCGCACCGACGGCAAGGAAATCGCCGTTGGTGGCGTTGGCGAAACCGAAGCGCTCGCCGAGCACGATCTGCGGGAAGGAGGTCAGCTTCTGACCCGCAACCCACCCCGCCAATGCCGCCGAGGCGGGCACCACAAGGGCCATGAGCACGGAGACCAGAAGACGACGATGAAACGCTGAAACCATGGACTTCCTCAGCCTAGACACAGGGCACGCCTTCCGGGAAGGGAAGGAGCCCGCAACTCCCTCTAGGGGCTCTCTTCGGGCATCGTTGGGGGGGACTTCGCCCTTCCTCGATCAAGCCACCCATGAACGGTCAATTCTCCCAATTATTCGGACGATTTCACGGGGATGCGGCCGAAACCTCTTTCGTAGGTACAACAAGCCAGCTTTGCGGACGCTGCGCCGCTCCGGGCCGCGTACGCCCGCCCGACTGACACGACCGCCCAGTCTCTCTCGTGACGAGGATCTCAACGATGTCGACCCTGCTCTGCTCCACTCGTGCCGCAGCGGCTCCGCGCCGATTCCTTGCGGCGTCCCTCGCGTCCATGCTCTGCCTGGCCGCGGCCGCGCCCCTCTTTGCCCAACAGCAGGATGTGCCACGAGCGCAGGATCGTCGCGGTCAGGGCGGCGGCTTCGGCGGCATGCGCGGCGGGGGCATGATGGGCGGTCCGGGCGGCGGCTTCATGCGGCGTGCGATGGATGGCTTCCGTCCCGAGTTCATGCGGCGCGACCTGCCGCTCATTCGCGAGCAGTTGGCGCTCGATGACACGCAGCGCATGGTCGTCGAGCAGCTTCTGCTCGACTACGACGAGGCCTTCAACCCGGCGTCTCAGGAGGCGCAGGAGAAGATCCGCAACTCGATGCAGGAGATCGCTGCGGGTTTCTTCAACCCGGCCATGCGCGAGCGCATGGAGTCGGCGATGCAGGGCCTTCGCGCGGATATCGAACAGATCGCTGCAGAGAGTGGCGGCGAGATCGATCCGGAAGTTCGCGCGGCCCTGATTCGAGAGCGGATGGGCAAGTTCCAGGATGAGATGATCCGCGAGCGCGAGCAGTCCGGCGCCCAGGCGCAGACCCGCGAGACCATCGGCCGCATGATCGACACGATGGAGGACTGGCACAACCAGCGCCGAAAGATGCGCGATGACCTCCTCGCGGGGATTCGCGCGATTCTTTCGGAGCAGCAGGCGGAGAAGTGGGAGTCCTTCGATCGCTTCATGCGCCGGGAACGCACCATTCCGCTCGGTTCTCTCTCCGGCGAGCAGGTCGATCTCTTTGCCATCCTCGATGAAGCGAACCTGAGCGAAGAGGTCATGGCGACGCTCGTTCCGACGCTTGACCGCTATGAGATGGAGCTCGATCAGGCCCTCCGGGCGCGCAACACCTTCCTCGAGCAGAGTGAGATCCGCTTCCTCCGAGCGGCCCAGTCGGGCAACTCACGCGAGGTCGAGGACACGGCGCGACGCTCGGCGGATCTGCACCGCGCGGTGCGAGACATCAATGATCGGTACCGGGTCGAGGTCGTGGCCCTGCTGCCGGAAGAGCTTCGTTCGCAGGTCCAGCGCGCTGCACTGGTGGCCGGCTATGACCGGGTCTACCGACCGACGCAGGCCGAGCGCGCGTTCGAGGCGGCGCTCGAGTGGGATGACATCACGCCCGAAGTGCGCACCGCCATCGCGAATCTCAGCACGCAATTCGGCGTCGATGTGGCATCGCTCAACGAGCGGATGATGACGCACCTGCGCCGACAGGAGCCGCTCGACATCGTTGAACAGTCGGGGGCGATCATCTCGATGGTGAACGGTCTGCCTCCGATGGGCATGGGCATGGGGCGTCGCTTCGGCGTGGGCGGCGACACGCCCGATCCGATGCAGGACATGCTCTCCAAGCGCGGCGACCTCAACGACGCCTACATGCGTCGGCTTCGCGATCTCCTCTCTCCAGAGCAGCAGGAGAAGCTTCCGCAGCGCGGGCGCGGCGGACGCTGGGGAGACTTCCCAGGTGGTGGGCAGGGCGGAGGCATGCTTGGAACGGGTCGAATCGCCGACATGCCTGAGGGCATTCGCGAGCAGGCCCGCCGCTTCGACACGAACAACGACGGCGTGCTCGATGAGACCGAGCGCGCCGCGGCCATCGAGGAGATGCGGCGTCAGTTTGGCGGCGGCCGAGGTCGAGGCGATGGTGAAGGTGGCGGACGCCGAGGGGCGCCCGTCAACTGAGGCTCCGCGCAACGACGAGTTCGCAACAAGTCCCCACGGAGAAGCCCCGTGTCGCACCCTCACGGGTCGTGACACGGGGCCCTCTTCTGCGCCCCGGCCTCGTCACGATCATCCTCGGCGCAGAAAAAGGGCCCTGCTCGTGGAGGCACAACCGAGTCAGGGCCGATCCAGGGGCTTCTTGAGCACGCGTGGAGGAGGTCGCCCACCACCACGGTGCACCGGGAGATCGTTCGATTCGGTCGAGGTCTGGTCCAGCGACCGTGACGGCCGCCATCGCTACCCTGTCGGTCCATGTCGACCATGCCATCTGGAGCGACCGTGAACCGACATCTGGCCGTCTATGCAGGCAGTTTCGACCCCGTCACGCTGGGTCACCTCGATGTGCTCCGCCGCAGCCGACGCCTCTTCGACGAGATCGTGGTGGGGATCGGGCGAAACCCGAAGAAGGAGCCCCTCTTTTCCATTGAGGAACGGGTCTCGATGGCTCGGGCGCTGGTCAAGGAACTCCTCGAGCGCGAGCCCGATGGTGCCGCCTGCCGGGTGGAGGTTTATCACGATCTCACCGTCGACTTCGCGCGACGCCACGGCGCGGTGACGATGATCCGCGGCATTCGAAATGTGACGGACCTCGCGGGCGAGTGCCAGTTGGCCATCACCAATCGCCAGGTGGCCGGTCTTGAAACGGTCTTCATCGTCGCGGGCGAGACCTTCGCCTACACCTCGAGCAGTCTCATTCGACAGATCGCGGCCTTCGGTGGCTCGATCGAGAAGCTGTCGCTCTTCGTTCCGCCGCTGGTGATGAAGGCGCTCGAGGAACTGCGGAACGACCCGTCGAATCCACTCGCGCGACTGGCGCGGGAGGCGGATGGAGAGTGAGCCCTTCGACCGTGATTTCATTTCGGGTGATCTCGATCGGCGCGATGGCCGCGCATCCGCTCTGGGGCGAGAAGGGCGAAGTTCGCCCTGCGCACGCCACGACCACGCTGATTGACGCGGGCGACCGGCGAATCCTGGTCGACCCGTCGCTGCCGGAGAAGTTTCTCGTGCCGAGGCTGCATGAGCGCGCAGGGGTCCTGCCTGAGCAGGTCACGCATGTCTTTCTCACCTCGTTTCATCCGCTGCGGCGGCGCGGCCTCGAGGCCTTTGGTCACGCCGAGTGGATCATCGGCGAGATTGAGCGTGAGGTGATCGGCGCCGATCTCGTGACGCGATTCCGTGAGGCGCATGGCGCCGGCGACATGGAAGTGGCGTCGATGCTCAAGCAGGAGATCGAGCGCCTCGAGCGCTGCCGCCCGTCACCGGATCACCTCGCACCGGGGGTGGACCTCTTTCCGCTCCCTGGGGTGACCCCGGGTACGGCGGGCCTCCTCCTGTCACTGCCGCGCCTCACGGTGCTGGTGGCGGGTGACGCAGTTCCCACGCAGGAGCACCTCGCCGCCGGGCAGGTCTTGTCACCTTGCTTCGACCTCGAGCAGGCGAAGGCGAGTCTCGCGGAAGCCGCGGAGATTGCGGAGATCATCGTCTGCGGGCGGGATAACGCGATCATCAATCCCTCCCGCGCCCCGGCCTCTCCCTTTCCATTGGGCGGCTCCTCCCTAGAATCCTCTCCATGACGCAGCGCTCGTCGAGCGACCGCACCGCCACCTCATCGGCGCATTCCGCCGAGCGGGCCGAGGTGAGCCTTCGGTCGCTCCAGCGTCAGGCGCGCGAAGGTGGCCGCTTCGCCTGTCTCACCTGCTACGACGCGACCACGGCGCGCTGGCTCGAGCGCGCGGGAGTCGAAGTGCTGCTGGTCGGTGACACCGCGGCAGAAGTGGTCCTGGGGTTCCCGTCGACCATTCATGCGCCACTTGAGCTCATGATTGCGTTGACGGCCGCAGTCAAGCGCGGCGCACCGCGTTGCGTGGTGATGGCGGACATGCCGTTCATGAGCTACCAGCCTTCCGAGGCGGAGGCGATCCGCAACGCGGGGCGCTTCATGACGGAAGGCAGCGCCGATCTGGTGAAGCTGGAAGTCGACGGCGCGCATGCCGGACTGGTCGCGGCACTGTCGCGAGCCGGGGTGCCCGTCGTCGCGCACATCGGAAGCCGACCACAGCGCGCGAAGCTGCGCGGCGGATATGCCGCCGAGGGCCGAACCGCCTCCGCCGCCGCCGCGCTCCTCGATGATGCGAGGCTTCTCGAAGCGGCGGGGGCCACCATGTTGCTCATCGAGGCGTGCCCAGAAGAGGTAAGCGCCGAGATCGTTCGGCGTGCGACCATTCCCGTCATCGGCTGCGGCGCCGGCGCGTCGTGCCATGGGCAGGTGGTGGTGCTGCACGATCTGCTTGGATTGACCGATTGGCAGCCTGCGTTCGCGAGACCGCTGGTTGACCTCGGCTCCGCCGTGGAGAGTGCAGCGGCGAAGTGGCGCGAGCGAGTCCGAAGTGGTGCTCTCGGCGAACACCCCATCCGGATGCCCCCCGAGGAGGCGGCCCGATTCGCCGCCCTTCGTGGAACGCAGGCCTGATCAGGCCGAACAGAAGGAGACACGGTGCGACGAGTCGAGCATCTTGGACCGGCGATCGTGGTGGTGATCGCGGCGGCGGTGCTGCTCGTGGCTGGTCCCATGGCCTATCGCGGCTATCGAGCCGCGCGAACGGAAGCTGAGGTGCGTGAGGCGTCGAGGCGGCTTCTCGACAATCCGATTCTCGATGCGCTGAACCAGGCGTCGCGCGATGTCGCTCGCGTGGTTGAGCCGAGCGTGGTCCATGTGAGTACGGCGGGCGTGACGCGGGGGCGCGGCGGCAGTCGAGGTTTTGCCAGTTCGGGCTCCGGTTGGATCTGGGATGACCTCGGTCACATCGTGACCAATGCCCATGTTGTCGACGGCGCCAGCACCATCGAGGTGCAGCTCTTCGATGGATCGCGCCGCGAAGCGACGCTGGTCGGCATGGAGCTTCGCGCCGATGTCGCGGTGCTCCGCATTCCTTCGGGTGGCCTCATGCCGGCGCAGCGCTCGAGCGATGAGCCGCGTCAGGGGGAACTCGTCTTCGCCTTCGGCAGTCCCTTCGACTTCCGCTTCAGCGTCTCAAGCGGCATTGTCTCCGGAGTGGGTCGAACGGCGGGTCTGGCCGACCTTGACTATGAGAACTTCATCCAGGTGGATGCCGCGATCAATCCGGGCAACAGCGGCGGTCCGCTCACGGACATCATGGGGCGCGTGATCGGTATGAACACGGCCATTGCCACGGGGCGTGGAAGCACGCTCGGCCAGGGGCAGTCGGCGGGCATCGGACTCGCGATTCCCATGGAGATGATCGAGAGCGTCGTCACGCAGATCATTTCAACCGGCCGCGCCGAACGCGCGTATCTCGGCGTCTCCGTGATCGGGCTCGCGGATCTTCGCCAGGTGCGCCGGCCCGATGGCGACCCGATGGTCGCCGCTGCGCTGCGCACGCCGCAGGGCGAGGGAGTTCTGGTCACCTCGGTCGTGCCGGGCAGTCCGGCCGCCGACGCGGGACTTCGAGTGGGCGATGTCATCACGGCCATCGCCGGAGTTCGAGTGGCAGCCCAGAAGCAGGTCTTCGCCGTGGTTGGCACGCAGCGCCCCGGCGCGCGAGTGAAGATCGATCTCTGGCGACCGGAGACTTCCGGTGAGTCAGGAGAGCGGCTCACGCTCCAAGCGGCGCTCGTCCCGAGTGATCCCGAAGTGAGCTATGTCGCTTACGCCGCGGCGGTGCGCGCGTCGGGGCTCATGCGGCTCTCCACCGCGACCCCGGAGAATTGTGCGCTCATGGGTGTGCCGTTCCGGCGCGGAGTGCTCATTGAAGAGATCGCCCCCGGCTCGTCCATGGCCCGTTCGCTCGACGCGGGCACGATCATCACCGCCGTCGATGGCCAGAGCGTGGCATCGGTTGATGAGTTCTACACGCGCCTTGTGCGTCTGGTCGCCAACCGACTGCTGCGCGGGTCGGAGGTCACGCTCACCGTCGCCAATCCGAGCGGCGAGGTCGGCGTGGTGGCGCTGCGACTCGATCAGCGCTGAGGAGCGGCGCCGCGCGAGTTGGAAGGCCCCTTGTGGTCAAAGGGGAGTGCCCTGCGGCGCGGTGGCTGCCGAAGCACCTGTTCGGCCATCTGGTTGCGGCTACGATGCTCCTCCCGTGGCCACCACCGAGCGCACCAGCCCGAATCCCGCTCCCGGGTCCGCCCCGCGCGGCGCCGAGCGCCCTCTGCTCGAAGTCCGCGACCTTCGCACCTGGTTTCCCATCCGTCGCGGCTTCCTCCAGCGCACGGTCGGCTTCGTGAAGGCGATCGATGGCGTGAGCTTCCACATTCGGCGCGGTGAGACGCTCGGACTCGTCGGTGAGTCGGGCTGCGGCAAGACAACGGTGGGTCGGACCATCCTCCGGCTCATTCCCGCGACCGGCGGCGAGGTCCTCTTCGACGGCGTCAATGTCTTCTCCCAGGGCTACGCCTCCATGCGCAAGCTGCGAAGGCGAATGCAGATCATCTTCCAGGATCCGGGCGGCAGTCTGAACCCCCGCATGCGCGTCGGTCGCATCGTCGGTGAGCCGCTCGAAGTGCATGGATTGGCGCGCGGCGATGAGCTGCGTCATCGCGTGGAGAGTCTGCTTGAGCGATGTGGACTCTGGAAGGCCGCCGCGGATCGCTATCCGCATGAGTTCTCCGGAGGCCAGCGTCAGCGCGTCGCGATTGCGCGGGCCCTCGCGCTCGAGCCGGAGCTCATTGTCTGCGACGAGCCCACCAGCGCGCTCGATGTGAGCATCCAGAGCCAGATTCTGAATCTTCTCTCCGATCTCCAGGATGAGTTCGGTCTGTCATTCCTCTTCATCAGTCACGACATGGCGGTCATTCACCATGTCTGTGACCGGATCGCCGTCATGTACAACGGCAAGATCGTGGAGGAGGGTGACCGCGACGACATCATCAACCGTCCGCAGCATCCTTACACGCAGGCCCTTCTCTCAGCCGTTCCGGAGGCGGATCCGCGCCGCAGCCGCCAGCGCGTCAAGTTCGAAGGAATGCGGATGTGAGCGACGCTCGTTCCCTGTCCCCCGACCGCTCTCCGGGTGACCCCTCGCGGGCCGGGGCGCAGCCGCGGCGCGATGGACCCGATGGCGAAGGCCCGATTCCAGGCACAATTTCCGGGCGCGTCTTCGTCTACTGGTTCGGCAGCTTCTTTGTGCTGCTCTGCATCGCCACAATTGTCGGCGGGTGCCTCGTGACCGGCGGGGTTCGTCGCACGGCATCGGAAACGGACAATGCGATGCGCACGCTCGGGTGGGAGTTGTTGCGCTGGTCGGCTGGCCATGGAGGACTGTTCCCGACTTCGGAGAACGAGTTCCTTGATGGCTTGAGAGTGGCGGTCGACCCCGAGCCGGCGCCAGCACCAGCGAGCCCCGCTGATCCTGAAGCGTGGCCCTCGGATCAGCGCACCGCGCTCCAGGGGCGCCGACTGGCGAATCTTCCCGACGCGCTCACGCGGATCACGATTGAATGGCCGACCAAGCCGAATCTTGCGCCGGAACTCTCCGCAGGTGGGAAGCCGATGCTCCCAGGGACCGCCAACGCCGTGCGCGGGTGGCTCACGGCGTGGGTTGAACACCACCGTCAGCCTTGACGCGTGGCGGTACGCTGCCGAGTGTGAGTGGAACGCCAAGTCGAGAGCCGCATGCAACCAAAGAGTCGACGCGCCCGGTCCGCGAAGGGGGCACGCCGATGACTCCTGTCGCGACACAACCCGAAGGCGGCGTGGATTCCTCGGGCGCCGCCGGAGAGGCGATGCGCCGGGTGGCGGCCGAGACTCCACTTCACGATGTGATGAAGGGATGTTCGCGCTGGGAGATCCCGGTGCACGATCATGGTTTCATCGCCCTGGTCGATGTCATGCCGAGGCTCGTCCCGCAGGGACAGACCGCCGACTCCGCCATCGTGCAGGCAGCGCGCGTGAGCTACGGCCAGGGGACCAAGCAGGTGAGCGAGGATCGCACGCTGGTGCGCTATCTGCTCCGGCATCGTCACACGACGCCCTTCGAGATGATCGAGTTCAAGTTCCATGTCGCCATGCCGATGTTCGTGGCCCGGCAGTGGATTCGTCATCGCACGGCGAATGTCAACGAGTATTCGGCGCGCTACTCGATCGTGCCCGATCGCTTCTTCAGACCTTCGCTCGAGAGCATCCGCGCCCAGAGCAAGGTCAATCGGCAGGGGGGCGATGAGCCGGTCGAAGTCTCGACAGCCGAGGAGTTCCTCGCGTTGCTCGAGCGCGCCGAGGCGAACTACCGCGACTATCTCGCGCTCACCGAGAAGGGAGTGGCGCGGGAGCTCGCACGAGCGGCGCTCCCCGTGAGCGTCTACACCGAGTGGTATTGGAAGTGCGACCTGCACAACACGCTGCGATTCCTCTCCCTGCGCATGGATCCTCATGCCCAGCGGGAGATTCAGGACTTCGCGCAGGCGATGTTCCGCCTCATTCAGCCGATCGTGCCCGTGGCGTGTGAAGCGTGGCGCGACTACGACTTCGAGTCGATGCACCTGACGCGCCTCGAGATCGAGGCGATTCGCAGCGGGCAGCCCCTCGCCAGCGCCAACAAGCGCGAGCAGGCGGAGTTCGCCGCGAAGCAGGCGCGCCTCGGCCTTCAGTCCTGAAGCAGCCTCTGCCCTTCAGACCTGAACAATCCTCGACGGGTTGACGAGGCGTCGCGATGGCCGTGCGACCAGCGTTCAGCGAGCCGATGGACCCGAGGTCAAGAGGGCGTCGACCAGCTTCCCAGGAGCAGCGCCAGGTCGCTGCCGTCGACGACACCATCGTTGTTGAGATCGGCGTTCACGACACCGATGAAGATCGGCGCCGCGCCCCAGCTTCCAAGCAGAAGCGCGAGGTCGGCACCATCCACCGAGCCATCGAAGTTGATGTCCGCGACGCCAGCCGGAGAGACGACGCGATGGAGATCCATGCGATAGGACCATGGTGCGCGGATCAGGTGCAGGCGTGCATTCTCGATGGCGGAAGATTGCCGTGGTCCTATCGAGTTCGCGGAGGAGAGATAGGTGGAGACATCCGAGCTCGTCATGCCGTAGCTGTCGAGGATCACGATGGAGCCCTCGAGACCGGTGGCGGGCGCTGCGGCGGTCAGGAGCGCCGGCTCGCTGGCGTTCACCAGCGTGTTGCCGTCGAGCAGCAGATTGAGCCAGTGGTGGTCGAAGGTCATGCCCCACTGTGGGCCTCCGACCCGATTCTCATCGAAGTCGGTGGAGTTCCAGGTCTGCGAGCTGATGAAGGTTCGTGCCAATCGATTGTTGCCCGCGAGCACTGTCAGCTTGCCGAGGAAGAGAGCGTTGGGGTCGTTGCTGTCGAAGAGTCGCTTCTCGCCGAGGGTCGGCGCCGACGCATTCGAGCCGTTGAGCTGCACCGCCTGGCTCACCGACGGATGACCCGAAGGCGGATCGCAGATGACGGCGGACTCCGGTCGCTCAATCACCTGCCGAGCCACCAGGTCGTATCGATAGCCCTCGGTGAGTTGCGTATGCACCATCGGGGCGATGATCGCGGGCTTTCCGCTCTCGACCACCTGAAATGTGCCCGGCACCCGGTGGAGGAAGGTGACCGAACCCTCGCCGCGGACCTCGGCCGTGAGATCGGGATAGACGCAGAGGGCCGTGCGATCGTCAACACCAATCCCGAGGAGATCAATCCCGGCGACCTGCCAGCGGTTCGCCAGCATTGGCGCAAGGCGACCAATGCGCCCGCGCTCCGTGAAATGGGTGTCGAAGAGCACTCCCGGGACGAGCTCCAGGAAGTCGGTCGTGAAGGTCATCCACGGGTGGGTGGAGTTCTGAAGCGCCTGCTTCGGCGTCAGTGATCCGATCTGGGCGTTGTAGATGACCTTGCCGAGCACGGCGCACCCCGCGCTCGTTCCGCCCACAACACCACCGTTGTCGTACACGGAACGGATTGCTGCCTCGGTCAGCGTGTTGTTCCAGAGATTGATGTACTGCCACTGATCACCGCCGCGCATCCAGATGATGTCGGCGGAAGCGATGATGCCGGCCGTCGTGGCATTGTTCGCATTGGCTGCGGTCACATTCACGAAGGTGACGCTGCTCGCCCCGGCATTGAGGAACGCGTTCTGGATGGCGGGATCAGTACCGCTGGTCCCCAGGACCACCACCTTGGCTGCGCCGCCATGCTGCACCATCCAACCGAAGACCGACGGCGCCCAGCTTCCGCCGCTTGGACCGCCGCCGCCTTCGGCGCAGATGTACCCCTGCGCCTGAGCGTCAGAGGGCGTCAAGGCGATCAGGGTGAGAGCAGTTGTGACCAGCGCGGAGAGAAGTCCGCGGACCATGCGTGACAACTTCGAACGGGCGCCATCGCGGCGCTCCCGACCACGGACTTCAGAGGTGAGCATTGGACCCGAGTGTAGCCCTCAGCCTGCGATGTCAAACCAAGGCCATCGCTCTTCGCGCAACCAAGACGGTGGCATGAGCCGCCGCCGTGTTCTCGGCCCTGCCACCGCCGGGCAGGCATCGCCTTACCCACCAAGGCGTGCCCGAAGAGCGGCCTCTTGGGCCGGAGTCCAGTTCCCATGCAGGAACTCGACATAGATCGTGCTGTAGGGCAGGGGATTTGGAGTCTTGATGATGGCCACTCGATGCGTCTGCGACACCTGCCGCAGGCGATCGATGATCTGCTGCTGCGTGCGGGAGCTGTCGATGGCCACCTCGCCCGCTTCGCGCTGCACCGCGCTCCTGAACTGGTCGATGCCCGGAACCTCCGACGGTGTGATCGCCATCAGTTCACGATCAACCCAGATGACCGGAGTCACATGGCCGTATGCGGCGGATGAGGCGAGCACATCTCGAAGCGCCTCGATCGGATCGATGTTCATCGGTGTGGTGCGCCACCCCGCATGCGATGACTTCGGGAATGATGCATCGGCGATCACCACCCAGTTGCCGGCGCCCATGTGAGGCATCATGGTGTCCGAGACCTGGCGGAAGGTCGGGGGCGCCGCCGGCTTCGACTGGTTGGTGCACCCTTGGGAGAGAAGTGAAGTGATCGCAAGGAGCCCGACGCCGATCATGGATTTGAGCATGGTCGAATCATCCCTCTGGCGGCAAGAGTCCGCAAGTCACCGTCGTGCACGCACTCTCTGCGGGAGATGGCGGGAGTCGGTCGATAGTCTCTGCATCTGATGCGACTCGTTCGAACACTCACGGTCATGATGTTCACCGCCTTGGCGGCCGCTACCGCAGGGTGCTCCAACAGGGTGCATGTCTATGGCACCTTCGATGAGGTCTGGGAGCGCACCGAGGAGGCGATGCAGGCGGCTCGCTTCGAGGTGGCTGGCCGAAGTGCCCGTTACGAGCGGGTGGAGCGCGATCCAGCGCGCGGCACGCTCAAGTATGTCTGGACCAAGGGCACGGTCCAGCCGGTGCGCGTGGTCGAACTCTCCATCGAGCCCGCGGCCGACTCTCCGGGAGCGCCATGTCCCGCGCTGCCGAGAGTGATTCGAATCAACGCGTGGAGTTGGACGCTCTTCGGGTGGATGCAGTTCCCCGATGGCCAGGCGACAGGCGAGGTCTTCACGGCGCTGATGGATGAGTTCGGTCGCGAGCGCATTGCGGTGGCTCCGCTGGCGCCTCCGGACCCCGAGTCGAGGTGACGCCGTGGGCACGCTCGAACGAGTGCGGACGGGAGGGCAGGTGTTCCTTCGATCGCCGAAGCTCGCATCGATGGGAGTGCCCCATGGCTTCTCGACGCGGCATGGCGGCGTGAGTGCGGCACCCTTTGATTCGATGAACCTTGGCCGTGCCGGTGGCGTGCCGGTCGAACTCAGTGATCCGGCCGAGAATCGCGCGGAGAACCTGCGGCGCTTTCAATCGGCAGTGGGCTTGAGCGATCGTCGCGTGGCTCGCGTGCACCAGGTGCATGGCGCGGCGATTGTCGAAGTGAGTGTGTCGCCACCGGCGGGAGGCCCTCGAAGAGACCCCGCGTCCGAGGCCGATCCTCAGGCCGATGCATTGGTTTCGGTGGCCCCCGGCGCAGCCATGATGGTCACCATCGCCGACTGTGCCGCCATTCTGCTGGCCTGCCCGCGGTCCGGTGCGGTGGCCGCGATTCACGCGGGATGGCGCGGCGTGGTGGCCGAGGTTGTGCACGCCGCCGTGGAGCGGCTCGTGGCGCTCCGAGCCGAACGAGAAGAGCTTCGAGCGGCGCTTGGGCCATGCATCGGTGTCGAGGCCTTTGAAGTGGGCGAAGAAGTGGCGCACGCCTTTCGCGACCTTGGCCTCGGCGCTTGCGTGCGAGCACGAGCGAGCGCGAAGCCGACCATCGACCTCGCTGCGGCGGTGATCATGCAACTCGAGGCGGCGGGTCTCTCGTCGGAGCGGATCGATCGCGCCGATGCCTGCACCGTCGCCGGGCGAAGCGAATTCTTCAGCTATCGACGCGACGGCGCGCGAAGCGGGCGCATGGCCGCGATCAT
This is a stretch of genomic DNA from Phycisphaeraceae bacterium. It encodes these proteins:
- a CDS encoding Type 1 glutamine amidotransferase-like domain-containing protein; the protein is MLTSEVRGRERRDGARSKLSRMVRGLLSALVTTALTLIALTPSDAQAQGYICAEGGGGPSGGSWAPSVFGWMVQHGGAAKVVVLGTSGTDPAIQNAFLNAGASSVTFVNVTAANANNATTAGIIASADIIWMRGGDQWQYINLWNNTLTEAAIRSVYDNGGVVGGTSAGCAVLGKVIYNAQIGSLTPKQALQNSTHPWMTFTTDFLELVPGVLFDTHFTERGRIGRLAPMLANRWQVAGIDLLGIGVDDRTALCVYPDLTAEVRGEGSVTFLHRVPGTFQVVESGKPAIIAPMVHTQLTEGYRYDLVARQVIERPESAVICDPPSGHPSVSQAVQLNGSNASAPTLGEKRLFDSNDPNALFLGKLTVLAGNNRLARTFISSQTWNSTDFDENRVGGPQWGMTFDHHWLNLLLDGNTLVNASEPALLTAAAPATGLEGSIVILDSYGMTSSDVSTYLSSANSIGPRQSSAIENARLHLIRAPWSYRMDLHRVVSPAGVADINFDGSVDGADLALLLGSWGAAPIFIGVVNADLNNDGVVDGSDLALLLGSWSTPS
- the pgeF gene encoding peptidoglycan editing factor PgeF → MGTLERVRTGGQVFLRSPKLASMGVPHGFSTRHGGVSAAPFDSMNLGRAGGVPVELSDPAENRAENLRRFQSAVGLSDRRVARVHQVHGAAIVEVSVSPPAGGPRRDPASEADPQADALVSVAPGAAMMVTIADCAAILLACPRSGAVAAIHAGWRGVVAEVVHAAVERLVALRAEREELRAALGPCIGVEAFEVGEEVAHAFRDLGLGACVRARASAKPTIDLAAAVIMQLEAAGLSSERIDRADACTVAGRSEFFSYRRDGARSGRMAAIIGSPKAP